In Elaeis guineensis isolate ETL-2024a chromosome 1, EG11, whole genome shotgun sequence, a genomic segment contains:
- the LOC105039913 gene encoding uncharacterized protein: protein MSVDRKKVPLDPYFPKPVAECPQTASIFADDVSSLACQLLVRVVSFKRKNDRSSFAMSTVGSHSAQLAKQAEHLSFSSCADLEAPTAQSNGGFARRMANSFFRPKDTTPVSENTIIHNAVQRCNRERPTTDAFPLNFFPFSPPPYILVLSHERERERERSGEMGGGGGEASSSAAASACSSSSAAAASPNGKRGRDPEDEVYLDNFHSHKRYLSEIMASSMNGLSVGDSLPENLMESPARSESICYPRDEIASQYSPMSEDSDDSRYCETPLNTTTIQSEVMSSPTSPVSPHRHQKVTVFSSSNPYPLPSCTLASVVCSHPRHQRGSDSEGRFPSSPNDVCHTADLRRAALLRSVQMRAQPHCPPAYELPFNGGQENIQSVEDGEDRSFSCIKTLDDETGYQSPEPEADFIEDCSSVDGLAGSKLSQE from the exons ATGTCCGTAGACAGGAAAAAGGTTCCCCTGGATCCTTATTTTCCGAAGCCGGTCGCTGAATGCCCTCAAACAGCATCGATCTTTGCTGATGACGTGTCCTCCTTGGCCTGTCAACTACTGGTTCGAGTtgtttctttcaagagaaagaatgatcgatcatccttCGCAATGTCGACCGTTGGATCCCACTCTGCACAGCTCGCAAAGCAAGCCGAACATCTTTCCTTCAGCAGCTGCGCGGATCTCGAAGCGCCCACTGCGCaatccaacggtggattcgcgCGAAGGATGGCGAATTCCTTCTTTCGCCCCAAAGATACAACCCCTGTCAGCGAGAACACCATCATCCATAACGCCGTCCAGAG ATGTAACAGGGAGCGTCCCACGACCGATgcttttcctctcaattttttccctttttctcctCCTCCGTATATTTTGGTACTGAgtcacgagagagagagagagagagagaggagtggcGAGATGGGCGGTGGCGGTGGCGAGGCGTCGTCGTCGGCAGCGGCGAGCGCGTGTTCGTCATCGTCGGCGGCAGCGGCGTCGCCGAACGGGAAGAGGGGGAGAGATCCGGAGGATGAGGTCTACCTCGACAACTTCCATTCCCACAAGCGTTATCTTAGTGAG ATAATGGCTTCCAGTATGAATGGATTGTCAGTGGGGGATTCCCTTCCTGAGAATCTCATGGAATCCCCAGCAAGATCTGAAAGCATCTGTTACCCCAG GGATGAGATTGCCTCGCAGTACTCTCCAATGTCAGAAGATTCAGATGATTCCCGATACTGTGAAACCCCATTAAACACCACCACTATCCAGTCTGAGGTCATGAGTAGCCCTACCAGTCCAGTTTCTCCCCACAGGCATCAGAAAGTGACCGTGTTCTCATCTTCCAATCCCTATCCTCTTCCTAGCTGCACTCTTGCCTCTGTTGTCTGCTCCCATCCACGCCACCAACGTGGGTCAGACTCAGAAGGTCGCTTTCCATCTTCACCAAATGATGTGTGCCATACAGCAGACCTCAGACGGGCTGCACTGTTGAGATCGGTGCAGATGAGAGCACAGCCGCACTGCCCACCTGCATATGAGTTGCCATTTAATGGTGGGCAAGAGAATATTCAGAGTGTAGAAGATGGGGAAGACCGGTCCTTCTCATGTATTAAAACTCTAGATGATGAAACTGGTTATCAAAGCCCAGAACCTGAAGCAGATTTCATTGAGGATTGCTCATCGGTGGATGGTCTTGCAGGGTCGAAGCTTAGCCAAGAGTAA
- the LOC105039914 gene encoding replication protein A 14 kDa subunit, with amino-acid sequence MDTSSPAVFVNAELLKMYQGRRVRAVVQVMRNEGGLIVGQSTDGHQLTVKVSQAFPLSHFVEVIGIADGNQSIRAEICTDFGDTYDTLAYNGLCQLANGKFKNLFL; translated from the exons ATGGATACATCTAGCCCTGCAGTTTTCGTGAATGCAGAGCTTCTGAAGATGTACCAGGGACGGAGAGTTCGGGCGGTGGTTCAAGTGATGCGAAATGAAGGTGGGTTGATTGTAGGGCAATCAACTGATGGGCATCAGTTAACTGTAAAGGTTTCTCAGGCCTTCCCTCTGTCACATTTTGTGGAGGTTATTGGTATTGCTGATGGCAATCAATCAATTCGTGCTGAAATTTGCACTGATTTTGGTGATACATATG ATACCTTAGCATACAATGGGCTATGCCAGCTTGCAAATGGCAAATTCAAGAACCTCTTCCTCTGA